The region GAGTCCACTTTTGTAACCATATTTAGAAACCAgtgatttattttgaaagttacTGGTGCCAGGGGGAGCAGTGTAAGTAGTTCATAAACTGCTGATATACTGGAATTTTCCCCCACACAAACATCTCTTGGATTTGCAGTCTGAAAATTGTCCAAATAAGAGAAAATacccagtgagcagcagttctctggctGAAAACGCCTTGTTGATTCCAGTAGCAGCACACCACACTATATGACACTCACctttaagaaaaacaagatgaggacaaatataaagcagagatgtgtttctgttagaggagttaacctgtggaatagttatgacagtgatttaaaaaggtgtagttcattttccttgtttaaaaacatgtttaaaaatagagtattagaaaaatatataaatcaagaatgaaaagagcaaaaaggagaaaaaaaaaaacaacctcttgattcttttgctttgatgtagttacttatctaaggtggaaagttttttctttctttgtttttgtttgtttgtttgtttgtttggtttggtttttgctttgttttattattttcttcaagccctgtgtacaggagctgcatacaaaaagatattttgtgaaaagggttggagtaataagcaaatgcttctgccaataccttttgattagccttgtctcatgctttctttctttatggtagatttctgttctgttttcactgtttgtttgttttttcactgttttcactgagatttgaatttgaatgctaatcaatcaaatcaaatcaaatcaaaaaacctaagaacaggaaaccgaGGCTACAATTAGAAAAACATGGTCTGATCTGATGCGTCtcagtttctgctgcaacatttggatgacagggtcagaatttggcataaacatgAAAGTATGGACCCATCCTGCCTCGTGAGTGGTTAAGCTGCTGGTGATGGTGTAACGGTGcaggggatattttcttggtacGCTTTGGCCTCCTTAATACCAACTGAGCATTGCTTAATTGCTGCTGACCATGGctatccctttatgaccacagtgtgtcCATCTTCTGATGTCTGCTTCCAGGGGGATGATACTCCACGTCACACAGTTTAAATAATCTCCAGCTTGTTTCTTAGATGATACTGAATTCAGTCCACTCAAATTACCTCCAGTCACCAGATCTAGGAGCAGTACGGCAGATTGTTTCATGTCAATgcaccaaaatctctgagggatgtttccagcacctttttGAGTCTATGCCACAGAGAATTGAAGCAGTTCTGAAGGTAAAGAGGGCCTAACCCATTATTAGCATGCTGTACCTAATGAAATGACTGGTGAGTGTACGTATATGCATCcagccatccattttcttccgcttatccggggcTGGGTTGCgagggcagcagcccaagcagagaagcccagacctccctctccccagccacctcctccagcttatccaggggaacaccaaggcgttccagGCCGGCcaagatataatctctccagcgtgtcctgggtctgccccgggcctcctcctggtgaaACATGCCAAGAAAACCttacccaggaggcgcccagtgagcatccttgtcagatgcccgaaccacctcagctggctcctttcaatgtggaggagcagcggctctactctgagcccctcccggatggccgaacttctcaccccatctctaagggagaggccagccaccctttggaggaagctcatttccaccgCTTGTATTcgcaatctcgttctttcggtcactacccacagctcgtgaccataggtgagggtagggacgtagatcgaccggtagaTTGaaagcttcgcttttacactcagctctgtcttcaccacaacagaccggtacagcgtccgcatcactgcagccgctgcaccaatcagtctgtcgatctcccgctcccttctcccatcacgtATATACGTGTAcgtatatgtaaaaaaaaaaatttgggaAAAGCAGAATATatgaactttaaaaagtttGTCAGTTTGTCAGAGaaagaatttttttattttcatatttactTTAGCTGATGCTGCCATTGTGCTGCAGGTGTGATGACAGCATACGATTATGTCACATAAGCTCTCTTAAAATCAACAAACAAGACGTGTTAATGAGTGAACGGATGTCACGCTGCTGGCTGTTTCACCCAGTTTACAGCCTTTATGCTGAGCTAAGCTGATTGCTTTATAACGCCAGTGACAGCTTATTTCCCTTCAGTGATGGCCCACATCTCTTAGAGTTGCAAAACACAGTCTGTGCCGGGGTACTGGGGCAGGTTGAGTTGATATTTCTTCTCCAAGCCAGGTGGCACAAATCTGCCTCCCAAGAAGTGATATCGTCCTTTAAACAGGGAGGCGGATTTCTTTGGTGCAGTGAGAGAGATGAGCATGTCAGGCTGGAGTCCATCTGTGCTACCCTGCTCCACATCCCAACCtttaacatgaaaacaaacaaaaaaaggctgTCACTAACCAGCTGAAATTTCTGTTTCCTGAGATAATCTGCAGTATGTCTGTTAGCGACAGTTGTTAGACCCAAATCAATATCCTCTGTTTGGGAGCGCGGACATGCAGCAGGCTTCATGCAGTTATTGATTATAATCATTCCAGACTGTTGACAGATGCACTGCAGTTTAATAAATCCTCACTGACAATAAGCAGAActccacaacattgctggcaaGCCGTACTGCAGCGAGGAGGACTGCAAAACCacatgtttttcagctaaaagcTGGCTATACATTGGGTTTAGTTTAAGAGGTAATGCTAGCAAAAGTTAATACATCCATTTTTATAAGAGACATTTCAATTCAAGGTTGTGGCGACATGGAGCTTTCCCCAGCTGCCATGAGCTGGGAGGCGGGTTATATCGTTGAAGGGTTAGCAGTCTGTCAGCATGgctaacaaagaaaaacagcacttCACATTCACATCTTCATGGTGATGTGCTAACCCCTGCCCCACTATACTGGTGCATGCCTTATTGATTACTTTTTAATGGCAGTAATTTTGTATTGTAACCAGTTACTTCACAAAGTAATGTCACCCAAGGACTGGTGAGGACTGACCTGAGGGGATGTCGATGCTGGCTGTGGGCACTGTGGACTTTTTCAGTGTGTCCAAGATGGAGCCAAAGGGCTCTCGCACAGCTCCCTTGAAGCTGAAGCCAAAGATGGCGTCTATCACCAGGTTGTATGCTTCATCAATCGCTTTGGCCTGAGGAGACAGTTTTACCCAGATAAGTTAGTTTCAAAGGAATTAATCAATAGCTTGAAAGCACATTTATTTCAGTGAGTAAATCCATCAACTAAAGCTCCTCTTAGCTACCAATGAAATTATTCACTATCTAGTTTGCTGTAATAAAAACAGAGCTATTATCCCCTCAGTATCATTTAGACAGCTAATTTAAACTGGAGCCTAATTACATTAGCTCTGTTCATGTGTAACAGAGCATTTGTACAGCTTCATACAAAATGCACAGTCAGAAAACAATaagcagtgtgtctgtgtgtttacattGGATAAAGCTGCAGCTACATATTTTATTAACACCAAACCTCAGGCATCTCAGTCAGGAAGGGGATCTCCATTTTCTGGCACTGTGTGGTTAGGCCTTGGAACAGCGGCTTGTTTGGCCTCTTTGGGTACAGGATGGTCGGCTCGTAACCCTGAAATCAGACACACAAAGTACTAACGAGGAAAAAGGAATTTAGGATTTTAAGGCTGAACGAggatgtgaaaataaatggtttaCTTTCCTCTTCTGTGAAATTGAGAGACACTCACAAAGAGTTTCAGATGCCGGGCACAGACCAGGCCATCGCCCCCGTTGTTACCTGGTCCACAAATCACTAGCAGAGAAGGTCTGGCTTTCACCAGAGAAGTAAGTGGATATGCctgaaggaaaagaagaaagcaaaataaactttgatatatttaacctcctaggacctggcgtccacatatgtggacatcacattttgggttgtttaGACCAAAAtcctaaattttgctctacaagggcctgatatccacttacgaggacattatactgccactgttctatcgaaattttagacaaatatcctcatatgtggctctaatttttctcagaaacaaaaatcaggtaaaaaatatggcaattctttgtttttacattcattgggtcacaatcagcccaaatatcaaagagaaattaaaaatgcatgtcatggaagagtttgggtcttaggaggttaagggCCCGTTCTGTGTTAGTTACGCAAACCAAGTAAAGCTTCTTCCTGCACCTTCGAGCAAAATGCAGTTGTATCAAGTGCATCTCAATTCCACAACAGCAAACTTAAAAGTGCAGTTGAAAATATTTCAGACTTTGATTGTGCAAAAAGACGAATGTTTCAACATTACTATAACGTCATCAAGTGTaatgttactttagtctgactacagaaaaataaaggcTGACGAGTAAGATTAGATCAGAGTTTTGGGGGAAATTCATCACACGATTTTTGCGTAACTGGTTGGTAGCTGTCTATTTACATCAAtgtttaaacttttatttttgtaactgGATTAAGTGGCTCAACCATAGAAtagaagaaaaaagtgaaaatatttcTACACCCCACTTTCGACCCTTGTTTCTTTC is a window of Maylandia zebra isolate NMK-2024a linkage group LG22, Mzebra_GT3a, whole genome shotgun sequence DNA encoding:
- the naxe gene encoding NAD(P)H-hydrate epimerase, which gives rise to MLSVRALFGIGFLVTSRAATALAQAGTCPLPAAANSHRKDCFSSTPASTMAQAIKYLGQEEAQHIDEELFSEYGFSVDQLMELAGLSCATAVTRAYPLTSLVKARPSLLVICGPGNNGGDGLVCARHLKLFGYEPTILYPKRPNKPLFQGLTTQCQKMEIPFLTEMPEAKAIDEAYNLVIDAIFGFSFKGAVREPFGSILDTLKKSTVPTASIDIPSGWDVEQGSTDGLQPDMLISLTAPKKSASLFKGRYHFLGGRFVPPGLEKKYQLNLPQYPGTDCVLQL